The Caballeronia sp. SL2Y3 genome includes a window with the following:
- a CDS encoding DEAD/DEAH box helicase, with the protein MTSSFTPSPLDNIAAQTLGISPDADTAAPAASAAASAETAPAVPAGPTFESLGLSADIVSALTEAGYQSPTPVQQRAIPAALAGRDLLVSSPTGSGKTAAFMLPAIEKFAQLEKLQAQQPRQPRDPNARPGRRPQPIARPQLLVLTPTRELAMQVSAAATTYGRHLRRLRTVSILGGVAYGQQLMLLAKNPEILVATPGRLIDHLERGRIDLSNLNMLVLDEADRMLDMGFIEDIETIVAATPATRQTLLFSATIDGKIASLTGRLLKDPERIEIVQKLEARSNIAQTVHYVDDRDHKDRLLDHLLRDTELDQAIVFTATKSDADLIANRLSDAGFESAALHGDLPQGARNRTIRALRERRVRVLVATDVAARGIDIPGITHVFNYDLPKFAEDYVHRIGRTGRAGRSGTAVSLVHHAEMGALKRIERFVHAPLPVNVVAGFEPRKSPPKGGFGGRGRPGSGNGGRRFGSGNGGGRGYGAANASGYGNKSGAGSREGGYREGGYRGSNAGSGDRDGGYRGGSREGGFGQRDGYSARRNDGPRAPRRGN; encoded by the coding sequence ATGACTTCGAGCTTCACCCCCAGCCCGTTGGACAACATCGCAGCACAAACGCTTGGCATTTCCCCGGACGCCGACACGGCCGCACCCGCAGCTTCGGCCGCTGCCTCAGCCGAAACGGCTCCCGCAGTGCCCGCCGGCCCCACTTTCGAATCGCTCGGTCTTTCGGCCGATATCGTTTCCGCATTGACCGAAGCCGGCTACCAGTCGCCGACGCCCGTGCAGCAGCGCGCGATTCCCGCCGCGCTCGCCGGCCGCGATCTGCTCGTTTCGAGCCCGACCGGCTCCGGCAAGACGGCGGCGTTCATGCTGCCGGCCATCGAAAAATTCGCGCAACTAGAAAAGCTCCAGGCGCAGCAGCCGCGTCAGCCGCGCGACCCGAACGCCCGTCCCGGCCGCCGTCCGCAGCCGATCGCGCGCCCGCAGTTGCTCGTGCTCACGCCGACGCGCGAACTCGCAATGCAAGTGTCCGCCGCCGCGACCACGTACGGCCGCCATCTGCGCCGCCTGCGCACCGTCAGCATTCTCGGTGGCGTGGCGTACGGCCAGCAACTGATGCTGCTCGCGAAGAACCCTGAAATCCTCGTCGCGACGCCGGGCCGTCTGATCGACCATCTGGAGCGCGGCCGCATCGACCTGTCGAACCTCAACATGCTCGTGCTCGACGAAGCCGACCGCATGCTCGACATGGGCTTTATCGAAGACATCGAGACGATCGTCGCGGCCACGCCGGCCACGCGTCAGACGCTGCTCTTCTCGGCAACCATCGACGGCAAGATCGCGTCGCTGACCGGCCGCCTGCTGAAGGACCCGGAGCGCATCGAGATCGTGCAGAAGCTCGAAGCGCGCAGCAACATCGCGCAAACCGTGCATTACGTCGACGACCGCGACCACAAGGATCGCCTGCTCGATCACCTGCTGCGCGATACCGAGCTGGATCAGGCTATCGTGTTCACGGCGACGAAGAGCGACGCCGATCTGATCGCGAATCGTCTGTCGGACGCGGGCTTCGAATCCGCCGCGCTGCACGGCGACCTGCCCCAAGGCGCGCGCAACCGCACCATCCGCGCGCTGCGCGAGCGCCGCGTGCGCGTGCTGGTGGCCACGGACGTCGCGGCACGCGGCATCGATATTCCGGGCATCACGCACGTCTTTAACTACGACCTGCCGAAGTTCGCCGAAGACTACGTGCACCGCATCGGCCGCACGGGCCGCGCGGGACGCAGCGGCACGGCCGTGAGCCTCGTGCATCACGCCGAAATGGGCGCCCTCAAGCGCATCGAGCGCTTCGTGCACGCGCCGCTACCGGTGAACGTCGTCGCGGGCTTCGAGCCGCGCAAGTCGCCGCCGAAGGGCGGTTTCGGCGGCCGCGGCCGTCCGGGCAGCGGTAACGGCGGCCGGCGCTTCGGCAGCGGCAATGGCGGCGGACGCGGCTACGGCGCGGCAAACGCCAGCGGCTACGGCAACAAGTCGGGCGCCGGTTCGCGCGAAGGCGGCTACCGCGAAGGCGGATATCGTGGCAGCAACGCCGGCAGCGGCGACCGCGACGGCGGCTATCGCGGCGGCAGCCGCGAAGGCGGCTTCGGCCAGCGCGACGGCTACAGCGCCCGCCGCAACGACGGTCCGCGCGCACCGCGCCGCGGCAACTGA
- the rimI gene encoding ribosomal protein S18-alanine N-acetyltransferase has protein sequence MSGVLLADRYLTPMTEADLDEVAAVEKLAYEFPWSRGNFQDSLRNGYYGVCLRHVTGTLIGYCVLMPVVDEMHLLNLCVAPCAQRAGAGLTLLREAVRVARAEKLEGMLLEVRPSNARAIQLYERFGFTAIGRRKNYYPARHRSREDAIVMRLSFKESAHGAR, from the coding sequence GTGAGCGGCGTGTTGCTCGCGGATCGGTATCTCACGCCGATGACCGAAGCGGACCTCGACGAAGTCGCCGCCGTCGAGAAGCTCGCGTACGAATTCCCATGGAGCCGCGGCAATTTCCAGGACTCCCTGCGCAACGGCTACTACGGCGTGTGCCTGCGCCACGTGACCGGCACGCTCATCGGCTATTGCGTGCTGATGCCGGTCGTCGATGAGATGCATCTGCTCAATCTCTGCGTCGCGCCGTGCGCCCAGCGCGCCGGCGCGGGCCTGACGCTGCTGCGCGAGGCGGTGCGCGTCGCGCGTGCCGAAAAGCTCGAAGGCATGCTGCTCGAAGTGCGGCCGTCGAATGCGCGCGCCATCCAGCTTTACGAGCGCTTCGGCTTCACGGCCATCGGGCGTCGCAAGAATTATTACCCCGCGCGGCATCGGTCGCGCGAGGACGCAATCGTCATGCGTCTGTCGTTCAAGGAGAGTGCGCATGGCGCTCGATGA
- a CDS encoding LysR family transcriptional regulator, which translates to MDRFKQMETFASVAAKGSLSAAAQAEGIAPAVIGRRLDALEERLGVKLLVRTTRKITLTFEGSAFLEDCQRIINDMQNAEASVSAGGVKASGHVRVSAPAGFGRRHVAPLVAAFTALHPDVSVSLDLTDRMVDLVNEGFDCAVRLGELPDSSLVSLKLGENRRVCVASPEYLQKRGKPATLSALADHNCLALGASANQQRGWVFQQDGKVVTIKVSGTMECSDGAVLHDWCLEGRGLAWRSWWEVGADIGAGRLVSVLDDFAAPPIGIHAVFPQRRHLPLRVRLFLDLLKHTYAAPGYWEALVS; encoded by the coding sequence ATGGATCGGTTCAAGCAGATGGAGACGTTCGCCTCCGTCGCGGCGAAAGGCAGTCTTTCGGCGGCGGCGCAGGCGGAAGGCATCGCGCCGGCGGTCATCGGCAGAAGGCTGGACGCGCTGGAGGAACGGCTCGGCGTGAAGCTGCTCGTGCGCACGACGCGCAAGATCACGCTCACGTTCGAAGGCTCCGCGTTTCTCGAAGACTGTCAGCGCATCATCAACGACATGCAGAACGCGGAGGCGAGCGTGTCGGCGGGCGGCGTGAAGGCGAGCGGGCACGTGCGCGTGTCGGCGCCCGCGGGCTTCGGCCGGCGCCACGTCGCGCCGCTGGTCGCGGCTTTCACGGCGCTGCACCCGGACGTTTCCGTGAGCCTCGACCTGACGGATCGCATGGTCGATCTCGTGAACGAAGGCTTCGATTGCGCGGTGCGGCTCGGCGAGTTGCCGGATTCGTCGCTGGTGTCGCTCAAGCTCGGCGAAAACCGGCGCGTCTGCGTGGCGTCGCCCGAGTATCTGCAAAAGCGCGGCAAGCCCGCCACGTTGAGCGCGCTTGCCGATCACAACTGCCTCGCGCTCGGCGCGTCCGCCAATCAGCAGCGCGGCTGGGTGTTTCAGCAGGACGGCAAGGTCGTGACGATCAAGGTGTCCGGCACGATGGAATGCTCGGACGGCGCGGTGCTCCATGATTGGTGCCTCGAAGGGCGCGGCCTCGCGTGGCGATCTTGGTGGGAAGTGGGCGCCGATATCGGCGCGGGAAGGCTCGTCAGCGTGCTCGACGATTTCGCCGCGCCGCCCATCGGTATTCACGCTGTGTTTCCGCAGCGCCGGCACCTGCCGTTGCGGGTGCGGCTGTTTCTCGATCTGCTCAAGCATACCTATGCCGCTCCGGGATACTGGGAAGCGCTCGTTTCGTAA
- the tsaB gene encoding tRNA (adenosine(37)-N6)-threonylcarbamoyltransferase complex dimerization subunit type 1 TsaB yields the protein MTRTVLLALDTSTEFCSVALLLDDPAPKPSSAAAPAYMSGDTSVWFRHEATGAVSSTRLLPAVRELLNEAGLALADCNAIAFGAGPGSFTGLRTATGVAQGLAFGLNVPVVPVSTLVACAEAARLNDASLPDRVLVALDARMDEVYWAEFEYEREPTLGDWREVHAASLDRPDALPLPSVLFALAGNAAAAFGDRLPALAAAAHVDRDALPHALPVALLGLRALRAGRAVAPELAAPEYVRNKVAQTTAERTEARAAAAKAGAQSAGAEALR from the coding sequence ATGACACGCACCGTACTGCTCGCTCTCGATACTTCGACGGAATTCTGCTCCGTCGCGCTCCTGCTCGACGATCCCGCGCCAAAGCCGTCGTCCGCTGCCGCGCCCGCCTACATGAGCGGCGATACATCGGTGTGGTTCCGCCACGAAGCGACGGGCGCTGTGTCGAGCACGCGCCTTTTGCCGGCGGTGCGCGAGCTGCTGAACGAAGCAGGGCTCGCGCTCGCCGATTGCAACGCCATTGCCTTCGGCGCGGGGCCGGGGTCGTTCACCGGCCTGCGCACGGCGACCGGCGTCGCGCAAGGGCTCGCGTTCGGGCTGAATGTGCCGGTGGTGCCGGTGAGCACGCTGGTCGCCTGCGCGGAAGCGGCCCGGCTCAACGACGCGTCGTTGCCGGATCGCGTGCTCGTCGCGCTGGATGCGCGCATGGATGAAGTCTATTGGGCCGAATTCGAATACGAGCGCGAACCCACGCTCGGCGACTGGCGCGAAGTGCACGCCGCATCGCTCGATCGTCCCGACGCGCTGCCGCTTCCCTCGGTGCTGTTCGCGCTCGCGGGCAACGCGGCGGCGGCCTTTGGCGATCGTCTGCCCGCGCTGGCGGCCGCCGCGCATGTGGACCGGGATGCGCTGCCCCACGCGCTGCCGGTCGCGCTGCTCGGTTTGCGCGCGCTGCGGGCCGGACGAGCGGTCGCGCCGGAACTCGCCGCGCCGGAGTACGTGCGCAACAAGGTCGCGCAGACGACAGCCGAGCGCACCGAAGCGCGCGCCGCTGCGGCGAAGGCCGGCGCGCAGTCGGCCGGCGCGGAGGCGCTTCGGTGA
- a CDS encoding DUF1853 family protein yields MTGLSRLVDRFGDATVRDLAWLLFSPDLLRESAAGAPLAHPFESANARDATLTWLAALDAAPDALHVRSRNPKSTRLGIYAESLLEFFLAHGPAARLIAANAPLRRQRRTIGECDFLLETAAGARLHWELAVKFYLHIGDGVERAARLSDYVGPNLQDRFDLKHARLLTHQLGLTSRAEFAALGLEGPWQPQLFIKGRLFYHDEGIAPAPEVGEAHVRGWWLTATEWRDRHKAHEAHEARAWVVQPRLAWLAPRRLNAPDADSLMDEAAAIHTRLAAIAAPTMVAAYLRDGATGWSEESRGFIVPDDWPERARAFAASELSAPA; encoded by the coding sequence ATGACCGGCCTGTCGCGCCTCGTCGATCGCTTCGGGGACGCGACGGTGCGTGATCTGGCGTGGCTGCTTTTCTCACCCGATCTTCTGCGCGAGAGCGCGGCGGGCGCGCCGCTCGCGCACCCGTTTGAGTCGGCCAATGCGCGAGACGCCACGCTTACGTGGCTCGCCGCACTCGACGCCGCGCCGGACGCATTGCACGTGCGCTCGCGTAATCCCAAATCGACGCGCCTCGGCATCTACGCCGAAAGCCTGCTCGAATTCTTTCTGGCGCACGGGCCGGCCGCGCGGCTGATTGCGGCGAACGCGCCGCTGCGGCGTCAGCGCCGCACCATCGGAGAGTGCGATTTTCTGCTGGAGACGGCGGCCGGCGCGCGGCTGCACTGGGAACTGGCGGTGAAGTTCTATCTGCACATCGGCGATGGCGTCGAGCGCGCGGCGCGCTTGTCGGACTATGTCGGGCCCAATCTGCAGGACCGCTTCGATCTGAAGCACGCGCGGCTTTTGACGCATCAACTCGGCTTGACGTCGCGGGCGGAGTTCGCCGCGCTCGGGCTGGAGGGGCCGTGGCAGCCGCAGTTGTTCATCAAGGGGCGGCTCTTTTATCACGATGAAGGCATCGCGCCCGCGCCGGAAGTGGGCGAAGCGCACGTGCGCGGCTGGTGGCTGACGGCGACGGAATGGCGCGATCGGCATAAAGCGCACGAAGCGCATGAAGCGCGCGCGTGGGTGGTGCAGCCTCGGCTTGCGTGGCTCGCACCGCGCCGCCTCAACGCGCCGGATGCCGATTCGCTGATGGACGAGGCCGCCGCCATTCACACGCGTCTCGCCGCCATCGCCGCGCCGACCATGGTCGCCGCCTACCTGCGCGACGGCGCGACCGGCTGGAGCGAGGAATCGCGCGGCTTCATCGTCCCGGACGACTGGCCCGAGCGGGCGAGGGCGTTCGCTGCTTCGGAGCTTTCTGCGCCCGCGTGA
- the thiE gene encoding thiamine phosphate synthase, with protein MRRAFDLSLYLVLDPVQCGGHDAAVSVARAALDGGATLLQLRAPEWHKRAWLALALDLLPLTRARGVPLVINDHVDVALAAGADGVHVGQRDLPADVARRLLGPDALIGLSVSNLAEVADANRLEGVIDYVGAGPVYATPTKTDASAPCGIDGLAAMRSSSRWPTVAIGGIQAHNAADVMRATPAGLAVVSAICKAADPRAASAELRETIRRASS; from the coding sequence ATGCGGCGCGCGTTCGATCTCTCGCTCTATCTCGTGCTTGACCCGGTGCAGTGCGGCGGCCACGACGCGGCCGTTTCGGTCGCCCGCGCGGCGCTGGACGGCGGCGCGACGCTGCTGCAACTGCGCGCGCCGGAGTGGCACAAGCGCGCGTGGCTCGCGCTGGCACTCGACTTATTGCCGTTGACGCGTGCGCGCGGCGTTCCGCTCGTCATCAACGATCACGTGGATGTCGCGCTTGCGGCCGGCGCGGACGGCGTTCACGTCGGCCAGCGCGATCTGCCCGCGGACGTCGCGCGGCGGCTGCTCGGGCCGGATGCGCTGATCGGCCTGTCGGTGTCGAATCTCGCGGAAGTCGCGGATGCGAACCGGCTGGAAGGCGTGATCGACTATGTCGGAGCGGGACCGGTCTACGCGACGCCGACCAAAACCGACGCCTCCGCGCCCTGCGGCATCGATGGCCTCGCCGCGATGCGTTCGAGTTCGCGCTGGCCGACCGTGGCGATAGGCGGCATCCAGGCACACAACGCGGCCGACGTCATGCGCGCGACACCGGCGGGACTCGCAGTCGTCTCCGCGATTTGCAAGGCAGCCGACCCGCGCGCTGCGTCGGCCGAACTGCGCGAGACCATCCGTCGCGCTTCATCCTGA
- the aceA gene encoding isocitrate lyase — translation MTSRQQQAQQLHQQWETDPRWKGIKRGYSAEDVVRLRGSVPVEHTLARRGAEKLWSLIQEEPFVNALGALTGNQAMQQVKAGLKAIYLSGWQVAGDANIAGEMYPDQSLYPANSVPLVVKRINNTFTRADQIQWSEGKNPGDEGYIDYFAPIVADAEAGFGGVLNAFELMKAMIEAGAAGVHFEDQLASVKKCGHMGGKVLVPTRENVAKLVAARLAADVCGTPTLLVARTDAEAADLVTSDIDENDKPFLTGERTVEGFYRTRPGLEQAVSRGLAYAPYADLVWCETGKPDLEYAKKFAEAIHKQFPGKLLSYNCSPSFNWKKNLDDATIAKFQRELGAMGYKFQFITLAGFHALNYSMFNLAHGYARTQMSAFVELQQAEFAAADKGFTAVKHQREVGTGYFDAVTQTVEREASTTALHGSTEDEQFFDKKVA, via the coding sequence ATGACCTCACGTCAACAACAAGCCCAGCAACTCCATCAGCAGTGGGAAACCGATCCGCGCTGGAAAGGCATCAAGCGCGGCTACTCGGCCGAGGACGTCGTGCGCCTGCGCGGCTCGGTGCCGGTCGAGCACACGCTCGCGCGACGCGGCGCCGAGAAGCTGTGGTCGCTAATCCAGGAAGAGCCGTTCGTCAATGCGCTCGGCGCGCTGACCGGCAATCAGGCGATGCAGCAGGTCAAGGCGGGCCTCAAGGCCATCTACCTGTCCGGCTGGCAAGTGGCCGGCGACGCCAACATCGCGGGCGAAATGTATCCGGACCAGTCGCTGTATCCGGCCAATTCGGTGCCGCTTGTCGTGAAGCGCATCAACAACACGTTCACGCGCGCGGATCAGATCCAATGGTCCGAAGGCAAGAACCCGGGCGATGAAGGCTATATCGACTACTTCGCGCCGATCGTGGCGGACGCGGAAGCCGGCTTCGGCGGCGTGCTCAACGCGTTCGAGCTGATGAAGGCGATGATCGAAGCCGGTGCGGCGGGCGTTCACTTCGAAGACCAGCTCGCCTCCGTGAAGAAGTGCGGCCACATGGGCGGCAAGGTGCTCGTGCCGACGCGCGAGAACGTCGCGAAACTGGTCGCCGCGCGTCTCGCCGCGGACGTCTGCGGCACGCCGACGCTGCTCGTCGCGCGCACCGACGCCGAAGCCGCCGATCTCGTGACCTCCGACATCGACGAAAACGACAAGCCGTTCCTGACCGGCGAGCGCACCGTGGAAGGCTTCTATCGCACGCGGCCGGGTCTCGAACAGGCCGTGTCGCGCGGTCTCGCTTACGCGCCGTACGCCGATCTCGTCTGGTGCGAAACGGGCAAGCCGGATCTCGAATACGCGAAGAAGTTCGCCGAGGCCATCCACAAGCAATTCCCCGGCAAGCTGCTGTCGTACAACTGCTCGCCGTCGTTCAACTGGAAGAAGAACCTCGACGACGCGACCATCGCCAAGTTCCAGCGTGAACTCGGCGCGATGGGCTACAAGTTCCAGTTCATCACGCTCGCGGGCTTCCACGCGCTGAACTACTCGATGTTCAACCTGGCGCACGGCTATGCGCGCACGCAGATGAGCGCGTTCGTCGAGTTGCAGCAGGCCGAGTTCGCCGCCGCCGACAAGGGCTTCACGGCGGTCAAACATCAGCGCGAAGTGGGCACGGGCTACTTCGACGCGGTCACGCAGACGGTCGAGCGCGAAGCATCGACGACCGCGCTGCACGGATCGACCGAAGACGAGCAGTTCTTCGACAAGAAAGTGGCCTAA
- a CDS encoding uracil-DNA glycosylase — MALDESLVEELGIGFLWVRRKAGANAPAEPLPPRASRDTAADAAKAAPQPDTAVAAPGLQAPMPPIDASGTVAPDFADTAAPRARAADAAKAAPRPDPAAPPSRSERPTPPLDAPAPVLARNATSAKVRTEPQSESDAQYSDYPPFDAYDDLPWTDDAPSSATPVAPAVPDDVRTLDWTALDDRVTGCELCRLCERRTNAVFGVGDREADWMLIGEAPGENEDKQGEPFVGQAGKLLDNMLHALGLSRESNVYIANVIKCRPPGNRNPELDEVARCEPYLQRQVELVKPKIIVALGRFAAQSLLKSEASIAALRGRVHEYRGVPVVVTYHPAYLLRSLPDKAKAWADLCLARKTHADALAALGVEPGAGKGARG; from the coding sequence ATGGCGCTCGATGAATCGCTAGTCGAGGAACTCGGGATCGGGTTCCTATGGGTGAGGAGAAAGGCGGGGGCGAATGCGCCCGCCGAGCCGCTGCCGCCGCGCGCCTCCCGCGATACTGCCGCCGATGCGGCGAAAGCGGCGCCACAGCCGGACACGGCAGTCGCCGCGCCCGGTTTGCAAGCACCGATGCCGCCGATCGACGCCTCCGGCACAGTCGCGCCAGATTTCGCGGATACTGCGGCCCCCCGCGCGCGAGCGGCCGATGCAGCGAAAGCGGCGCCCCGCCCGGACCCGGCAGCGCCCCCGAGCCGCTCCGAGAGACCGACGCCGCCGCTCGACGCTCCGGCTCCTGTGCTCGCCCGCAACGCCACATCCGCGAAAGTCCGCACCGAGCCGCAGTCCGAATCAGACGCGCAGTACTCCGATTACCCTCCGTTCGACGCCTACGACGACCTCCCGTGGACCGACGACGCGCCATCGTCTGCCACGCCCGTCGCGCCCGCCGTCCCCGACGACGTCCGCACGCTCGACTGGACGGCGCTCGACGATCGCGTCACGGGCTGCGAACTGTGCCGACTGTGCGAACGCCGGACGAACGCGGTCTTCGGCGTGGGCGACCGCGAAGCCGACTGGATGCTGATCGGCGAAGCGCCCGGCGAGAACGAGGACAAGCAGGGCGAGCCGTTCGTCGGACAGGCGGGCAAGCTGCTCGACAACATGCTGCATGCGCTCGGCCTTTCGCGCGAATCGAACGTCTATATCGCGAACGTCATCAAGTGCCGGCCGCCCGGCAACCGCAATCCGGAACTCGACGAAGTCGCGCGTTGCGAGCCGTATCTTCAACGTCAGGTCGAACTGGTGAAGCCGAAGATCATCGTCGCGCTCGGGCGTTTTGCGGCGCAGAGTCTGCTCAAGAGCGAGGCGAGCATCGCGGCGTTGCGCGGGCGCGTGCACGAGTATCGCGGCGTGCCGGTCGTCGTCACCTATCACCCGGCGTATCTGTTGCGCAGTCTGCCCGACAAGGCGAAGGCCTGGGCCGATCTGTGCCTCGCCCGCAAGACGCACGCCGATGCGCTCGCCGCGCTCGGCGTCGAACCGGGAGCCGGGAAGGGCGCGCGCGGATGA
- the thiD gene encoding bifunctional hydroxymethylpyrimidine kinase/phosphomethylpyrimidine kinase: MSSTQPIPNVLTVAGSDSGGGAGIQADLKAFSALGAYGASVVTALTAQNTRGVTAVHAPEPAFVAAQLDAVFDDIRIDAVKIGMLANAGIVRAVADALRRHRPAHVVLDTVMISKSNHALLAPEAVAALRDELLPLATLVTPNLPEAAALLGTQPAADEDAMVRQGEALLASGARAVLMKGGHLASADSPDWLIETTGALRVAGARVALKNTHGTGCTLSAAIAALIPQTGDLASATAEAKRYLSGAIEASARLDVGHGVGPVHHFYRWW; this comes from the coding sequence ATGTCTTCGACCCAACCTATTCCCAACGTGCTCACTGTCGCCGGTTCCGATTCCGGCGGCGGCGCGGGCATTCAGGCCGATCTCAAAGCGTTCTCCGCGCTCGGCGCGTACGGCGCGAGCGTCGTCACCGCGCTGACCGCTCAGAACACGCGCGGCGTCACGGCTGTCCACGCGCCGGAGCCGGCGTTCGTCGCGGCGCAGCTCGATGCCGTTTTCGACGACATCCGCATCGACGCGGTGAAGATCGGGATGCTGGCCAATGCGGGCATCGTGCGCGCGGTCGCCGACGCGCTCAGGCGGCATCGCCCGGCGCATGTCGTGCTCGACACCGTGATGATCTCGAAGAGCAATCACGCGCTGCTCGCGCCCGAAGCGGTGGCCGCGCTGCGCGACGAGCTGTTGCCGCTCGCCACGCTCGTCACGCCGAATCTGCCGGAAGCGGCGGCGCTGCTCGGCACGCAGCCCGCCGCAGACGAAGACGCGATGGTGCGTCAGGGCGAGGCGCTGCTTGCCTCGGGCGCGCGCGCCGTGCTGATGAAGGGCGGGCATCTGGCATCGGCGGACAGTCCGGACTGGCTGATCGAAACGACGGGCGCCCTGCGGGTTGCCGGCGCGCGCGTCGCGCTGAAGAACACGCACGGCACCGGCTGCACGCTGTCGGCGGCGATTGCCGCGCTGATCCCTCAGACCGGTGATCTCGCCAGCGCCACCGCCGAGGCGAAGCGGTATCTCAGCGGCGCGATCGAGGCGAGCGCGCGACTGGACGTCGGCCACGGCGTCGGGCCGGTGCATCACTTTTATCGATGGTGGTGA
- a CDS encoding acyl-CoA-binding protein, translated as MTDIDQQFARAQAEVTQLPERPGNLTLLRLYALYKQASVGDVQGDAPGFTDIAGKYKHEAWAALKGTPADTAKERYVELVESLKRGEAG; from the coding sequence ATGACCGACATCGATCAGCAATTCGCCCGCGCGCAAGCCGAGGTCACGCAGTTGCCCGAGCGCCCCGGCAATCTCACGCTCCTGCGTCTTTACGCGCTCTATAAGCAGGCGAGCGTCGGCGACGTGCAAGGCGACGCGCCCGGCTTCACCGATATCGCCGGCAAATACAAGCACGAAGCCTGGGCCGCGCTGAAAGGCACGCCGGCCGATACCGCAAAGGAGCGCTACGTCGAACTCGTCGAGTCGCTCAAGCGCGGCGAGGCAGGCTGA
- a CDS encoding universal stress protein, protein MFKHILVPTDGSELSQKAIDGAIDLAQSVGARITAYACLPQYPYSPFADVAVEPPDDFHARAEREAREHLRAVERAAEEAGVPCDSVTSIEAAPYIGIIDAAEQKGCDVILMASHGRRGLGSLLIGSETQRVLTHTRIPVIVYR, encoded by the coding sequence ATGTTCAAGCACATCCTGGTACCGACCGACGGCTCGGAGCTGTCGCAGAAAGCCATAGACGGCGCGATCGACCTCGCGCAGTCGGTCGGCGCGCGCATCACCGCTTACGCGTGTCTGCCGCAGTATCCGTACTCGCCGTTCGCGGATGTCGCCGTCGAGCCGCCCGACGACTTTCACGCCCGCGCCGAACGCGAGGCGCGCGAGCATCTGCGGGCCGTCGAGCGCGCGGCGGAGGAGGCGGGCGTGCCGTGCGACAGCGTGACGAGCATCGAGGCGGCGCCGTATATCGGGATCATCGACGCGGCGGAGCAGAAGGGCTGCGACGTCATTCTGATGGCGTCGCACGGCCGTCGCGGGCTCGGAAGCCTGCTTATCGGCAGCGAAACGCAGCGCGTGCTGACGCACACGCGCATCCCGGTCATCGTGTACCGCTGA
- a CDS encoding haloacid dehalogenase type II produces the protein MSATTTHASSTPSPTPTHLLPRAVIFDAYGTLFDVHSVVAAAEQLFPGNGQALSQLWRQKQIEYTQLRSLADPSGSHYAPFWDITIDALRYAAARLGLTDALTATAEKRLMDEYACLSAFPDTLPALKTLRERHGLPLAILSNGNPPMLDIAVKSAGMTGFFDHVLSVEAVRAFKPSAAAYELGLQAFGAAAREIVFVSSNGWDIAGATWFGYTTFWLDRASLPVEELGVAPRAMGRGMNELVAFIEAGCAQQPIALAADRAGARMRSSSPNQ, from the coding sequence ATGTCGGCCACAACGACACACGCATCGTCCACACCCTCGCCCACGCCCACGCATCTTCTTCCCCGCGCAGTCATCTTCGACGCTTACGGCACGCTCTTCGACGTTCACTCGGTCGTCGCTGCCGCCGAGCAGCTTTTTCCCGGCAACGGCCAGGCGTTGTCCCAGCTTTGGCGCCAGAAGCAGATCGAGTACACGCAGCTCCGCAGCCTCGCCGATCCGTCCGGCAGCCACTACGCGCCGTTCTGGGACATCACCATCGACGCGCTGCGATACGCAGCCGCGCGCCTCGGCCTCACGGACGCGCTGACGGCCACTGCCGAGAAGCGCCTGATGGACGAATACGCCTGCCTCTCTGCCTTCCCCGACACGCTGCCCGCGCTGAAAACGCTGCGCGAACGTCACGGTCTGCCGCTCGCGATTCTGTCGAACGGCAATCCGCCGATGCTGGACATCGCCGTCAAAAGCGCCGGCATGACGGGCTTCTTCGATCACGTGCTGTCGGTCGAGGCCGTGCGCGCGTTCAAGCCCTCCGCCGCCGCCTATGAACTCGGCCTACAGGCGTTCGGCGCGGCGGCGCGCGAGATCGTGTTCGTCTCGTCCAACGGCTGGGATATCGCGGGCGCGACGTGGTTCGGCTACACCACGTTCTGGCTGGATCGCGCGAGCCTGCCGGTCGAGGAACTCGGGGTCGCGCCGCGCGCGATGGGGCGCGGCATGAACGAACTCGTCGCGTTCATCGAAGCGGGTTGCGCGCAGCAGCCCATTGCGCTTGCCGCCGATCGCGCGGGCGCGCGAATGCGCTCGTCATCGCCGAACCAGTAG